Proteins from one Oryza sativa Japonica Group chromosome 12, ASM3414082v1 genomic window:
- the LOC4352425 gene encoding putative glutaredoxin-C14, which produces MDRVMKLASERAVVIFTLSSCCMCHTVTRLFCDLGVNALVHELDQDPRGKEMERALLKLLGRGPPVPVVFIGGKLVGGTNKIMSLHLGGELIPMLKNAGALWL; this is translated from the coding sequence ATGGACCGTGTGATGAAGCTAGCATCCGAGCGTGCGGTGGTGATCTTCACCTTGAGCTCATGCTGCATGTGCCACACCGTGACACGCCTCTTCTGTGATCTCGGTGTCAACGCGCTAGTGCATGAGCTGGACCAAGACCCTAGGGGCAAGGAGATGGAGAGGGCACTCCTCAAGCTGCTCGGAAGGGGGCCGCCTGTGCCGGTGGTGTTCATTGGTGGGAAGCTCGTTGGGGGAACCAACAAGATCATGTCCCTCCACCTTGGAGGTGAGCTGATCCCCATGCTCAAGAATGCGGGAGCCCTCTGGCTGTAG
- the LOC4352427 gene encoding tip elongation aberrant protein 3 isoform X1 translates to MPNMFGFSRSRMRIGRSKGHSTDPLDSSKSPSGLVKHLSLPNHPPLFQGDDQITTSVSGRVDDLAFRCSSDTYDLDDRALVSSRNWAVLSTEGSRPSPRFAHAAALVGSKMVVFGGDSGDQLLDDTKILNLEKLTWDSVAPKVRPSPNRRPSKLPACKGHCLVQWGNSVILVGGKTEPASDRLAVWTFNMETEVWSLMEAKGDIPAARSGHTVTRAGATLILFGGEDTKGKKRHDLHMFDLKSSTWLPLNYKGSGPSPRSNHVAALYEDRILLIFGGHSKSKTLNDLFSLDFETMVWSRVKIHGPHPTPRAGCSGVLCGTKWYIAGGGSKKKRHAETWAFDVVEYKWSVCVVPPSSSIATKKDFSMVPLYHRDKIVLVAFGGNRKEPSDKVEILVVLQNEHSFSRRSAPDVDPLLYEYSPSTKELASHLNNCAPLYSNSSVARHSLASTVEHPPRRELLSEPLLQNPNLGASLHRQFHQSEACSLAQKLQKPIDDDKYDDTDDCSSCQASTPKEYRSKRTGTDAQINMARILSSKEENLETTGSSARRIARCSSDISHLYNTKIVDLIKRSSALEDQLATALVSKEQAEKNLSSVINSREQLERRLANKEKEAEMLKEKIAGLELAQEESNNLSNTVHADNVRLEREVAFLKAITDETQKELHSTRRVLAGEQSRAFQLQVEVFHLKQRLQMEGRAGTPKNPPV, encoded by the exons ATGCCGAATATGTTCGGGTTCTCGAGGAGCCGGATGAGGATCGGAAG ATCGAAAGGGCACTCAACAGATCCTTTGGACAGCTCTAAGAGTCCTTCAGGGCTTGTGAAGCACCTCAGCCTGCCTAAT CACCCACCTTTGTTTCAGGGGGATGACCAAATTACAACGTCAGTGAGTGGCCGTGTAGATGATCTCGCCTTCCGTTGCTCATCTGACACATATGATCTCGACGACCGCGCTTTGGTTAGCTCACGGAACTGGGCTGTCCTTTCTACAGAGGGCAGTAGACCATCACCGCGTTTTGCG CATGCAGCAGCCCTTGTAGGGAGCAAAATGGTAGTGTTTGGTGGCGATTCTGGTGATCAATTGTTGGATGATACAAAG ATATTGAATTTAGAGAAGCTTACATGGGACTCTGTAGCTCCTAAGGTCCGTCCATCGCCAAACAGACGTCCGTCAAAGTTGCCAGCCTGCAAAGGTCATTGTCTG GTCCAATGGGGGAACAGTGTTATTCTTGTTGGCGGTAAAACTGAACCTGCATCCGATCGTTTAGCAG TGTGGACTTTCAATATGGAAACAGAGGTTTGGTCACTTATGGAAGCCAAGGGTGATATCCCT GCAGCTCGGAGTGGCCACACGGTGACCAGAGCAGGTGCTACATTGATACTTTTTGGTGGTGAGGACACAAAAGGAAAGAAACGACACGACCTTCACATGTTCGACCTGAAGTCATCAACATGGCTACCTTTGAACTATAA AGGCTCTGGACCTTCTCCAAGATCCAATCATGTAGCTGCACTATATGAAGATAGGATCCTTCTGATTTTTGGAGGCCACTCAAAATCCAAGACCCTGAATGATCTGTTTTCTTTGGATTTTGAGACA ATGGTATGGTCAAGAGTGAAAATCCATGGTCCTCATCCAACACCTCGAGCCGGTTGCAGTGGAGTTCTATGTGGAACTAAGTGGTACATTGCTGGCGGTGGAAGCAAGAAAAAAC GGCATGCAGAAACCTGGGCTTTTGATGTTGTAGAATATAAGTGGTCGGTATGTGTAGTACCCCCTAGTTCCTCGATTGCTACAAAGAAA gATTTCAGTATGGTTCCTTTGTACCACAGGGACAAAATTGTTCTTGTTGCTTTTGGAGGAAACAGAAAGGAGCCATCCGACAAG GTTGAAATATTGGTGGTACTGCAAAATGAACATTCTTTTAGCAGGCGGTCTGCACCAGATGTAGATCCTTTACTATATGAATACTCTCCGAGCACCAAGGAGCTTGCCAGCCATCTTAACAACTGTGCTCCTTTGTATTCCAATAGTTCTGTTGCAAGGCACAGTCTCGCTTCTACGGTAGAACACCCACCTAGAAGGGAATTACTCTCTGAGCCATTGTTACAGAATCCAAATTTGGGCGCTTCACTCCACAGGCAGTTCCATCAATCAGAAGCGTGCAGTTTAGCCCAAAAACTGCAGAAACCGATCGACGATGACAAGTACGATGACACTGATGATTGTTCTTCATGTCAAGCAAGCACT CCAAAAGAGTATCGAAGCAAGAGAACTGGAACTGATGCTCAGATTAACATGGCCAGAATTTTATCCAGCAAGGAAGAAAATCTGGAGACCACGGGATCAAGTGCAAGAAGGATAGCAAGATGCTCTTCAGACATTAGTCATCTATACAATACAAAAATAGTAGACTTGATCAAAAGAAGCTCTGCACTTGAAGACCAGCTTGCGACTGCCTTGGTGAGCAAAGAACAGGCGGAGAAGAATTTATCGTCGGTCATCAACAGCAGGGAGCAGCTGGAAAGGAGGCTTGCCAATAAGGAAAAAGAAGCTGAGATGCTGAAGGAGAAGATAGCAGGCTTAGAGTTGGCACAAGAGGAGTCAAACAACCTCTCGAACACCGTTCATGCCGATAATGTGCGTCTGGAACGTGAAGTGGCATTCTTGAAGGCCATTACAGATGAGACTCAAAAG GAACTCCATTCGACCCGCCGAGTTTTAGCGGGAGAACAGTCGAGGGCATTCCAGCTCCAg GTTGAAGTGTTCCATCTCAAACAACGGTTGCAGATGGAAGGAAGAGCGGGAACGCCAAAGAACCCTCCTGTTTAA
- the LOC4352427 gene encoding tip elongation aberrant protein 3 isoform X2, whose translation MPNMFGFSRSRMRIGRSKGHSTDPLDSSKSPSGLVKHLSLPNGDDQITTSVSGRVDDLAFRCSSDTYDLDDRALVSSRNWAVLSTEGSRPSPRFAHAAALVGSKMVVFGGDSGDQLLDDTKILNLEKLTWDSVAPKVRPSPNRRPSKLPACKGHCLVQWGNSVILVGGKTEPASDRLAVWTFNMETEVWSLMEAKGDIPAARSGHTVTRAGATLILFGGEDTKGKKRHDLHMFDLKSSTWLPLNYKGSGPSPRSNHVAALYEDRILLIFGGHSKSKTLNDLFSLDFETMVWSRVKIHGPHPTPRAGCSGVLCGTKWYIAGGGSKKKRHAETWAFDVVEYKWSVCVVPPSSSIATKKDFSMVPLYHRDKIVLVAFGGNRKEPSDKVEILVVLQNEHSFSRRSAPDVDPLLYEYSPSTKELASHLNNCAPLYSNSSVARHSLASTVEHPPRRELLSEPLLQNPNLGASLHRQFHQSEACSLAQKLQKPIDDDKYDDTDDCSSCQASTPKEYRSKRTGTDAQINMARILSSKEENLETTGSSARRIARCSSDISHLYNTKIVDLIKRSSALEDQLATALVSKEQAEKNLSSVINSREQLERRLANKEKEAEMLKEKIAGLELAQEESNNLSNTVHADNVRLEREVAFLKAITDETQKELHSTRRVLAGEQSRAFQLQVEVFHLKQRLQMEGRAGTPKNPPV comes from the exons ATGCCGAATATGTTCGGGTTCTCGAGGAGCCGGATGAGGATCGGAAG ATCGAAAGGGCACTCAACAGATCCTTTGGACAGCTCTAAGAGTCCTTCAGGGCTTGTGAAGCACCTCAGCCTGCCTAAT GGGGATGACCAAATTACAACGTCAGTGAGTGGCCGTGTAGATGATCTCGCCTTCCGTTGCTCATCTGACACATATGATCTCGACGACCGCGCTTTGGTTAGCTCACGGAACTGGGCTGTCCTTTCTACAGAGGGCAGTAGACCATCACCGCGTTTTGCG CATGCAGCAGCCCTTGTAGGGAGCAAAATGGTAGTGTTTGGTGGCGATTCTGGTGATCAATTGTTGGATGATACAAAG ATATTGAATTTAGAGAAGCTTACATGGGACTCTGTAGCTCCTAAGGTCCGTCCATCGCCAAACAGACGTCCGTCAAAGTTGCCAGCCTGCAAAGGTCATTGTCTG GTCCAATGGGGGAACAGTGTTATTCTTGTTGGCGGTAAAACTGAACCTGCATCCGATCGTTTAGCAG TGTGGACTTTCAATATGGAAACAGAGGTTTGGTCACTTATGGAAGCCAAGGGTGATATCCCT GCAGCTCGGAGTGGCCACACGGTGACCAGAGCAGGTGCTACATTGATACTTTTTGGTGGTGAGGACACAAAAGGAAAGAAACGACACGACCTTCACATGTTCGACCTGAAGTCATCAACATGGCTACCTTTGAACTATAA AGGCTCTGGACCTTCTCCAAGATCCAATCATGTAGCTGCACTATATGAAGATAGGATCCTTCTGATTTTTGGAGGCCACTCAAAATCCAAGACCCTGAATGATCTGTTTTCTTTGGATTTTGAGACA ATGGTATGGTCAAGAGTGAAAATCCATGGTCCTCATCCAACACCTCGAGCCGGTTGCAGTGGAGTTCTATGTGGAACTAAGTGGTACATTGCTGGCGGTGGAAGCAAGAAAAAAC GGCATGCAGAAACCTGGGCTTTTGATGTTGTAGAATATAAGTGGTCGGTATGTGTAGTACCCCCTAGTTCCTCGATTGCTACAAAGAAA gATTTCAGTATGGTTCCTTTGTACCACAGGGACAAAATTGTTCTTGTTGCTTTTGGAGGAAACAGAAAGGAGCCATCCGACAAG GTTGAAATATTGGTGGTACTGCAAAATGAACATTCTTTTAGCAGGCGGTCTGCACCAGATGTAGATCCTTTACTATATGAATACTCTCCGAGCACCAAGGAGCTTGCCAGCCATCTTAACAACTGTGCTCCTTTGTATTCCAATAGTTCTGTTGCAAGGCACAGTCTCGCTTCTACGGTAGAACACCCACCTAGAAGGGAATTACTCTCTGAGCCATTGTTACAGAATCCAAATTTGGGCGCTTCACTCCACAGGCAGTTCCATCAATCAGAAGCGTGCAGTTTAGCCCAAAAACTGCAGAAACCGATCGACGATGACAAGTACGATGACACTGATGATTGTTCTTCATGTCAAGCAAGCACT CCAAAAGAGTATCGAAGCAAGAGAACTGGAACTGATGCTCAGATTAACATGGCCAGAATTTTATCCAGCAAGGAAGAAAATCTGGAGACCACGGGATCAAGTGCAAGAAGGATAGCAAGATGCTCTTCAGACATTAGTCATCTATACAATACAAAAATAGTAGACTTGATCAAAAGAAGCTCTGCACTTGAAGACCAGCTTGCGACTGCCTTGGTGAGCAAAGAACAGGCGGAGAAGAATTTATCGTCGGTCATCAACAGCAGGGAGCAGCTGGAAAGGAGGCTTGCCAATAAGGAAAAAGAAGCTGAGATGCTGAAGGAGAAGATAGCAGGCTTAGAGTTGGCACAAGAGGAGTCAAACAACCTCTCGAACACCGTTCATGCCGATAATGTGCGTCTGGAACGTGAAGTGGCATTCTTGAAGGCCATTACAGATGAGACTCAAAAG GAACTCCATTCGACCCGCCGAGTTTTAGCGGGAGAACAGTCGAGGGCATTCCAGCTCCAg GTTGAAGTGTTCCATCTCAAACAACGGTTGCAGATGGAAGGAAGAGCGGGAACGCCAAAGAACCCTCCTGTTTAA
- the LOC4352426 gene encoding glutaredoxin-C15, translated as MERVAKLSTEKAVVIFTASNCPMCHTVVSLFSDLGVGAAVHELDRDPLHGRDMERDLARRLGRSPPVPAVFIAGKLVGSTDRVMSLHLAGKLVPMLKAAGAIWL; from the coding sequence ATGGAGAGGGTGGCGAAGCTGTCGACGGAGAAGGCGGTGGTGATCTTCACGGCGAGCAACTGCCCGATGTGCCACACGGTGGTGAGCCTCTTCTCCgacctcggcgtcggcgccgccgtccacgaGCTCGACCGCGACCCGCTCCACGGCCGGGACATGGAGCGCGacctcgcccgccgcctcggccgctCCCCGCCCGTCCCCGCCGTCTTCATCGCCGGCAAGCTCGTCGGCTCCACCGACCGCGTCATGTCGCTCCACCTCGCCGGCAAGCTCGTCCCCATGCTCAAGGCCGCCGGCGCCATTTGGCTCTAG